One stretch of Micromonospora cremea DNA includes these proteins:
- a CDS encoding ABC transporter permease, with protein MSILQENVSPARPTTARPAVRRRFTPVVIVYLALVALLVVGSVLVGLRGEVLLDQAGILNILTRATALGVVAVGQTMVILTGSLDLSVAYLIGLTSLIAAETMAGREGMILPGVLLALAVAAGVGLVNGLVITVLKANAFIATLGVALILRGYLEHNYTGPAGDVPRGFQHLGYDRIGPVPVAALLMLAVAVLSWWYLTRTRPGYHIYAVGGDIEVARLSGVPTRRVVVTAHVLCSVAAGLAGIYLASRLGSGAPYVGTDAGYDLESIAAVVLGGTLLAGGRGGVVGTLGGVLILATLDTIFDDLEVDPFFKDVVRGVVLVTAVALYAHRMMADRARGRLA; from the coding sequence ATGAGCATTCTCCAGGAGAACGTCTCCCCGGCTCGACCGACCACCGCCCGGCCGGCGGTGCGCCGGCGGTTCACCCCCGTCGTCATCGTCTACCTCGCGCTTGTCGCGCTGCTTGTCGTCGGCAGCGTCCTCGTCGGGCTGCGGGGCGAGGTCCTGCTCGACCAGGCCGGCATCCTCAACATCCTCACCCGGGCCACCGCGCTCGGCGTCGTCGCCGTCGGCCAGACGATGGTGATCCTCACCGGATCCCTCGACCTGTCCGTCGCCTACCTGATCGGCCTCACCTCGCTGATAGCGGCGGAGACGATGGCCGGGCGGGAGGGCATGATCCTGCCTGGCGTGCTGCTCGCGCTCGCCGTGGCCGCCGGCGTCGGCCTGGTCAACGGCCTGGTCATCACCGTGCTGAAGGCAAACGCGTTCATCGCGACGCTCGGCGTGGCGCTCATCCTGCGCGGCTACCTCGAACACAACTACACCGGCCCGGCCGGCGACGTCCCGCGCGGCTTCCAACACCTCGGGTACGACCGGATCGGCCCGGTGCCGGTCGCGGCGCTGCTCATGCTGGCCGTCGCCGTGCTGTCCTGGTGGTACCTGACACGGACCCGCCCCGGCTACCACATCTACGCCGTGGGCGGCGACATCGAGGTGGCCCGGCTGTCCGGGGTGCCCACCCGTCGGGTCGTCGTCACCGCGCACGTGCTGTGTTCGGTCGCCGCCGGCCTCGCCGGCATCTACCTCGCCAGCCGGCTCGGGTCGGGCGCCCCGTACGTCGGCACCGACGCCGGGTACGACCTGGAGTCGATCGCCGCCGTCGTGCTCGGTGGGACGCTGCTCGCCGGCGGCCGGGGCGGTGTCGTCGGCACCCTCGGCGGGGTCCTCATCCTGGCCACCCTGGACACGATCTTCGACGACCTCGAGGTCGACCCGTTCTTCAAGGACGTGGTACGCGGTGTCGTCCTCGTGACCGCGGTCGCGCTGTACGCCCACCGCATGATGGCCGATCGCGCCCGCGGGAGGTTGGCATGA
- a CDS encoding ABC transporter permease, which yields MTWRPRLAEGTAPVLVVLLLLLVGLAIAGPAYDGPSGYLALLKRAAPLMILAIGQYFVIVSGGFDLSVGALVTAGVVIAARLIDGSESATTWVIFLVLGFGLLVGLVNGLITTKLLVPSFIVTLGMLLVLDGATFLWTDGAPRGALSAGFRTFGRGALDVPVLGEVPWSVLILLAILVAAVLFMRSGTGRALVAVGDNEAAVRLSGGQVDQLRLLAFVLSGLLAAIAAILLGGFAGVSAQVGNGLEFRAITAVVLGGVLLGGGRGSVVAAAAGALSLEALFTLLNLLGVSGALESAVQGVIIIGAVAYASLGGGLRQRLRLWPKQRNSVQPARPAPS from the coding sequence ATGACCTGGCGTCCACGCCTGGCCGAGGGCACCGCGCCGGTGCTCGTCGTCCTGCTTCTCTTGCTCGTCGGCCTCGCGATCGCCGGCCCGGCCTACGACGGGCCGTCCGGCTACCTGGCACTGCTCAAGCGAGCCGCGCCGCTGATGATCCTCGCGATCGGGCAGTACTTCGTCATCGTCTCCGGCGGGTTCGACCTGTCGGTCGGCGCACTGGTGACCGCCGGGGTGGTCATCGCGGCCCGGCTCATCGACGGCAGCGAGTCCGCGACGACCTGGGTGATCTTCCTCGTGCTCGGGTTCGGCCTACTGGTCGGCCTGGTCAACGGGCTAATCACGACGAAGCTTTTAGTGCCGTCGTTCATCGTCACGCTCGGCATGCTGCTCGTGCTCGACGGCGCGACCTTCCTGTGGACCGACGGCGCCCCCCGGGGTGCGCTGTCCGCCGGCTTCCGGACGTTCGGGCGGGGCGCCCTGGATGTCCCGGTGCTCGGCGAGGTCCCCTGGTCGGTGCTCATCCTGCTGGCGATCCTGGTGGCCGCGGTGCTGTTCATGCGCAGCGGCACCGGCCGGGCGCTGGTGGCGGTCGGCGACAACGAGGCCGCCGTACGGCTTTCCGGCGGCCAGGTCGACCAGCTCCGGCTGCTCGCGTTCGTCCTCTCCGGGCTGCTCGCCGCAATCGCCGCGATCCTGCTCGGCGGGTTCGCCGGCGTCTCGGCCCAGGTCGGCAACGGCCTGGAGTTCCGTGCGATCACCGCCGTCGTGCTCGGCGGCGTGCTCCTCGGCGGCGGGCGCGGGTCGGTCGTCGCGGCCGCCGCCGGCGCGCTGTCCCTGGAGGCTCTGTTCACGCTGCTGAACCTGCTCGGTGTGAGCGGCGCCCTCGAGTCGGCCGTCCAGGGCGTGATCATCATCGGCGCCGTCGCCTACGCCTCCCTCGGCGGCGGCCTACGACAACGGCTGCGGTTGTGGCCGAAACAGCGAAACAGCGTGCAACCTGCGCGACCCGCTCCCTCCTGA
- a CDS encoding substrate-binding domain-containing protein, with protein sequence MTKRWALVALAGVLALAGCSSDLPEEPSGSGSASSDTRKSEFFDQAEYDRQLVFRNTTPQGPDGKPWEQMLEPQMVDTAKFAKPGGKYTLCFSNAAVDNPWRQVGFKTMQQEVKLHPEITDFVVLDAEAKDDKQISDIQSLTGRNCSAIIISPNTTATLTPAVEQACATGVPVIVFDRGVNTNCPVTFIHPIGGFAFGANGAEFLKEKVKPGGKVLALRILPGVDVLEQRWAAANEIFGGSELDVVGVEFTDGDAAKTKSIVSDYIQREGQIDGVWMDAGATAVAAVEAFQDAGVDVPAIVGEDQQDFLRLWVDESLNAIAPTYPTYQWRTPVIAAVKILKGEQVPKEWVLPQPRITSDNVREYVKQDMPPLHYAMCGCEDMPGYPGPWK encoded by the coding sequence ATGACCAAGAGATGGGCCCTGGTGGCCCTGGCGGGCGTGCTCGCCCTCGCCGGATGTTCGAGCGATCTGCCCGAGGAGCCCTCGGGCAGCGGATCAGCCAGTTCCGACACGCGTAAGTCGGAGTTCTTCGACCAGGCCGAGTACGACCGCCAACTCGTGTTCCGTAACACCACGCCGCAGGGCCCGGACGGCAAGCCGTGGGAGCAGATGCTCGAGCCGCAGATGGTCGACACCGCGAAGTTCGCCAAACCCGGCGGCAAGTACACCCTCTGCTTCTCCAACGCCGCCGTAGACAACCCGTGGCGCCAGGTGGGCTTCAAGACCATGCAGCAGGAGGTGAAGCTCCACCCGGAGATCACCGACTTCGTCGTCCTGGACGCGGAGGCCAAGGACGACAAGCAGATCAGCGACATCCAGTCGCTGACCGGCCGCAACTGCTCCGCGATCATCATCTCGCCGAACACCACCGCCACCCTGACGCCGGCCGTCGAGCAGGCGTGCGCGACCGGCGTGCCGGTGATCGTGTTCGACCGGGGCGTCAACACCAACTGCCCGGTCACCTTCATCCACCCCATCGGCGGGTTCGCCTTCGGCGCCAACGGCGCCGAGTTCCTCAAGGAGAAGGTCAAGCCGGGCGGCAAGGTCCTCGCCCTGCGCATCCTGCCCGGCGTGGACGTGCTCGAGCAGCGGTGGGCGGCCGCCAACGAAATCTTTGGCGGCAGCGAGCTCGACGTGGTTGGCGTGGAGTTCACCGACGGCGACGCGGCCAAGACCAAGAGCATCGTGTCCGACTACATCCAGCGCGAGGGACAGATCGACGGCGTGTGGATGGACGCCGGCGCGACCGCCGTCGCCGCGGTCGAGGCGTTCCAGGACGCCGGCGTCGACGTGCCCGCCATCGTCGGCGAGGACCAGCAGGACTTCCTGCGACTCTGGGTCGACGAGAGCCTGAACGCCATCGCGCCCACGTATCCCACCTACCAGTGGCGCACCCCGGTCATCGCCGCGGTGAAGATCCTCAAGGGCGAGCAGGTGCCGAAGGAGTGGGTGCTGCCGCAGCCGCGGATCACCAGCGACAACGTCCGGGAGTATGTCAAGCAGGACATGCCGCCGCTGCACTACGCGATGTGCGGCTGTGAGGACATGCCGGGCTACCCGGGGCCGTGGAAGTGA
- a CDS encoding sugar phosphate isomerase/epimerase family protein, protein MSGHPLGVNTWVWTSPLTDATLAALAAKVAGWGFDVLELPVENPGDWDPEQAAQVLADHGLGATVCLVMPPGRELVAADEATVRSTQDYLRTVVDVAATVGSAVIAGPAYASVGRTWRLSPAERAAAYAQLRESLTPVVEHAGAAGVTLVVEPLNRYETSLLNTIGQTLEAIGDLPHCGVALDLYHQNIEETDIPAAIRAAAGRVAHVQVCGNDRGTPGTDHLDWPAILAAIDYTGYTGPLCIESFTADNATIATAASIWRPLGESQDAIAVDGLKFLRAVMP, encoded by the coding sequence GTGAGCGGACATCCGCTCGGGGTCAACACCTGGGTGTGGACCTCGCCGCTGACCGACGCGACCTTGGCCGCCCTCGCGGCCAAGGTCGCGGGGTGGGGCTTCGACGTGCTCGAACTCCCCGTGGAGAACCCGGGGGACTGGGACCCGGAGCAGGCCGCGCAGGTGCTCGCCGACCACGGTCTCGGCGCCACCGTTTGCCTCGTCATGCCACCGGGTCGTGAGCTCGTCGCGGCGGATGAGGCCACGGTCCGGTCCACACAGGACTACCTGCGCACAGTGGTGGACGTCGCCGCGACGGTCGGCTCGGCGGTGATCGCCGGGCCGGCGTACGCGTCGGTCGGGCGCACCTGGCGGCTGTCACCGGCCGAGCGGGCCGCGGCCTACGCCCAGCTGCGGGAGAGCCTCACCCCGGTCGTCGAGCACGCGGGCGCGGCCGGTGTCACGCTGGTCGTCGAACCGCTCAACCGCTACGAGACGAGCCTGCTCAACACCATCGGTCAGACCCTCGAGGCGATCGGCGACCTGCCGCACTGCGGGGTCGCGCTCGACCTCTACCACCAGAACATCGAGGAGACCGACATCCCGGCAGCGATCCGCGCGGCCGCCGGCCGGGTGGCACACGTCCAGGTCTGCGGCAACGACCGCGGCACACCCGGCACCGACCACCTGGACTGGCCGGCCATCCTCGCCGCGATCGACTACACGGGTTACACCGGCCCGCTGTGCATCGAGTCGTTCACCGCGGACAACGCGACGATCGCCACCGCCGCCTCTATCTGGCGTCCCCTCGGCGAGAGCCAGGACGCGATCGCCGTGGACGGCCTGAAGTTCCTACGGGCGGTGATGCCTTAG
- a CDS encoding ThuA domain-containing protein has translation MNVTRRPRWGRLLAMPVAAALAMSMISPTPAAAHPGAHGDAHVLIFTKTTQFRHTEAIEQGVPVLQAAFADAGITSEHTEDSSIFNDEDLAHFDALVMFQASGDPWTADQKAAMERYTQAGHGIVAIHNATDMRGNYAWWDNMIGTLMPGHAATGSSPGLPGTVRVEDHAHPSTSHLPQRWQRADEWYNYALNVRGDAHVLATMDETTYDPGGNAMGYDHPISWCKPYDGGRAWMTGMGHFGAHYTGEPQLVQHITGGVKWAAGMVQGDCGGTTWDKFERVPLDQNTSAPYAMDVAPDGRVFYTELVRGEIRVYDPRTQTTSTAVTIPVYSGGEDGLLGITIDPNFADNGHLYVYYSPASSDDTNPASFVNRLSRLTVGEGSQIDRASEKVLLEVPARRLPDEPGHTGGGLDFGLDGNLYLGVGDDVNPHSEPSGGYAPLSERDGTFHDARATSANTNDLRGKVLRIHPEPEGTYTIPEGNMFPPGTEKTRPEIYAMGFRNPFRFAIDPQTGALAMADYSPDNGNDNPDRGPAGIAEWNLITEPGFYGWPLCMGNNEPFRDVDYRTNPVTVGAYFDCANPVNDSIRNTGLTQLPAAKPAKMWYGYKRSSVPSVIPQGGGLAPMGGPFYQYDPQLQSDTKFPAYYDGKPFFYEWSRNKMYSIIPTGDGNVEKVNPFLPQEQFLAPIDSKFGPEGSLYVLDWGGGFGRDNPNSGLYRIDYISGSRSPEAKATATPDSGHAPLEVRFDGAPSSDPEGEPLMYAWDFDGDATIDSTERAPTHTYTDNGVYNARLTVTDPHGKTGTTTVPITVGNKRPEVSFELPPTGAFFDFGDEISWNLQVTDAEDTQIDDADVVIQPALGHDEHAHPAEPLHGRTGTVAASLGGGHSDDMNVFYALDGRYTDSGGPGGIPPLTGSDTTLLFPKQREAEFFDTSQGVTVAPSRDVEGHANAITGQNDAWASYDPVNLRGVDKLVLRVSAASAGTVELRRGAPDGALLGTAQVPATAAGRYLDVPVAVTDPGETFALYAVFPGAGERRLNFIEADGKGVSPTSKPKVTVTAPTPDDDLEPGAIQVTADASDAENTITKVEFFVGTTSIGTDTTAPYSLTWNATTEQRYRLTAVATNDRGASATSRIVEVEVGDLYGDWQTFSNTNATYDRPDTDTWVINSGGANMWQGTDQYGSVYLPAAAGNQWTATVKIERQTNSNPSAKAGLIVRNDVTQPGTSPGYAAMTLRAGLGFEWLRDTDGNGQLDASTGASTTSYPAWVRIVRDGNQYYGYWSKDGVTFTRVGDPVTLPGAASPQDIGLAVTAHSTSATSEAEFSGFSLVDEAIHPGPDPEPEPGPGCVVKGSDTFDGATLDTTRWTVVRNAPNLPARVADGALALPVTNGDINEDATGPISYVGQPARAGAWTVETKVSIAHSREWQHAGLLMHGSDNDYVKLAFTRNSSGGRLLEFQTEAAGTRRWHATVEVPADFPSTVHLQLVSDGSKLTAAYSTDGASWTALAGEATVIPRATIGLMAAGDTETAAANAVFDDFTVTPDSTDDGVRGPTDEFDGDALDGCRWDAVVRYDSSKVAVTDGQLRIETQPGDVNGGNTLSPRNFILQDLPDGDWTIQTRLTPTMLHRWQLAGFLMYADDDNYVKFDVVATNTSGAPSDLRAELVSERNGEFGNGGNRSIDVAEATESGWYDLRLTRTGNTYSADISDGGVNWTSLGAPVTNDAAMTSFGLMALGPEQVSPVTVAFDYFRVVDTTPPTVSVAVDPAAPNGKDGWYVSPITMSATGTDDRTGPVGISYAVGDGAWADYREPVKVTEDGTHELRFRAVDEAGNTSPESAVSLRVDSTAPVVSFAGVTDGGSYQLGKMLPISASAKDPASGVASLVVRLDGEPVTAAVAPTAGTHQVAAVATDKAGNEVESTASFEVVATFANTEALIDRYREEGLILPHREAALKGQLKVAERMAKAGQKPQAEAALDRFATFARTIADEQARTQLLAAGAYLRVQL, from the coding sequence ATGAACGTGACCCGGCGTCCCCGGTGGGGACGGTTGCTCGCGATGCCGGTCGCCGCCGCACTCGCGATGTCCATGATCAGCCCAACGCCGGCGGCCGCCCACCCGGGCGCGCACGGCGACGCCCACGTGCTGATCTTTACCAAGACCACCCAGTTCCGGCACACCGAGGCGATTGAGCAGGGCGTTCCCGTCCTGCAGGCCGCCTTCGCCGACGCCGGCATTACGTCGGAGCACACCGAGGACTCGTCGATCTTCAACGACGAGGACCTGGCGCACTTCGACGCCCTGGTGATGTTCCAGGCCTCCGGCGACCCGTGGACCGCCGACCAGAAGGCGGCGATGGAGCGCTACACGCAGGCCGGCCACGGCATCGTCGCCATCCACAACGCGACCGACATGCGCGGGAACTACGCGTGGTGGGACAACATGATCGGCACGCTGATGCCCGGGCACGCCGCCACCGGCAGCAGCCCTGGCCTGCCCGGCACCGTCCGCGTCGAGGACCACGCCCACCCGTCGACCAGCCACCTGCCCCAGCGGTGGCAGCGCGCCGACGAGTGGTACAACTACGCGCTCAACGTCCGCGGCGACGCGCACGTGCTCGCAACGATGGACGAGACGACGTACGACCCGGGTGGCAACGCCATGGGCTACGACCACCCGATCTCCTGGTGCAAGCCGTACGACGGCGGCCGCGCCTGGATGACCGGCATGGGCCACTTCGGCGCGCACTACACCGGCGAGCCGCAGCTCGTGCAGCACATCACCGGCGGCGTGAAGTGGGCGGCCGGCATGGTCCAGGGCGACTGCGGCGGGACGACGTGGGACAAGTTCGAGCGTGTGCCGCTGGACCAGAACACCAGCGCGCCGTACGCCATGGACGTCGCGCCGGACGGCCGGGTGTTCTACACCGAGCTCGTCCGCGGCGAGATCCGGGTGTACGACCCGCGCACCCAGACTACGTCGACCGCCGTCACCATCCCGGTGTACTCCGGCGGTGAGGATGGCCTGCTGGGCATCACGATCGATCCGAACTTCGCGGACAACGGCCATCTCTACGTCTACTACTCGCCGGCGAGCAGCGACGACACGAACCCGGCCAGCTTCGTCAACCGGCTGTCCCGCCTGACCGTCGGCGAGGGCTCGCAGATCGACCGGGCCAGCGAAAAGGTGCTGCTGGAGGTGCCCGCGCGACGGCTGCCCGACGAGCCGGGGCACACCGGCGGCGGGCTGGACTTCGGCCTCGACGGCAACCTGTACCTCGGCGTGGGCGACGACGTGAACCCGCACTCCGAGCCCTCCGGCGGCTACGCGCCGCTGTCCGAGCGGGACGGCACGTTCCACGACGCGCGGGCGACCTCGGCCAACACCAACGACCTGCGCGGCAAGGTCCTGCGGATCCACCCGGAGCCGGAGGGCACCTACACCATCCCCGAGGGCAACATGTTCCCGCCGGGCACCGAGAAGACCCGCCCGGAGATCTACGCGATGGGCTTCCGCAACCCGTTCCGGTTCGCCATCGACCCGCAGACCGGTGCGCTGGCCATGGCCGACTACTCGCCGGACAACGGCAACGACAACCCCGACCGCGGCCCGGCGGGCATCGCCGAGTGGAACCTCATCACCGAGCCCGGCTTCTACGGCTGGCCGCTGTGCATGGGCAACAACGAACCCTTCCGCGACGTCGACTATCGCACCAACCCAGTGACCGTCGGCGCGTACTTCGACTGCGCCAACCCGGTCAACGACTCGATCCGCAACACTGGCCTCACGCAGCTGCCGGCGGCCAAGCCGGCCAAGATGTGGTACGGCTACAAGCGGTCCTCGGTGCCGTCGGTCATTCCGCAGGGCGGTGGCCTCGCGCCGATGGGCGGGCCGTTCTACCAGTACGACCCGCAGCTGCAGTCGGACACGAAGTTCCCGGCGTACTACGACGGCAAGCCCTTCTTCTACGAGTGGTCCCGCAACAAGATGTACTCGATCATCCCGACCGGCGACGGGAACGTGGAGAAGGTCAACCCGTTCCTGCCGCAGGAGCAGTTCCTCGCGCCTATCGACTCGAAGTTCGGCCCCGAGGGCTCCCTGTACGTGCTCGACTGGGGCGGTGGCTTCGGCCGCGACAACCCCAACTCGGGCCTGTACCGCATCGACTACATCTCCGGCTCGCGCTCCCCGGAGGCGAAGGCCACGGCCACGCCGGACTCCGGGCACGCGCCGCTCGAGGTGCGCTTCGACGGCGCGCCGTCGTCCGACCCGGAGGGCGAGCCGCTGATGTACGCATGGGACTTCGACGGCGACGCGACAATCGACTCGACCGAGCGGGCGCCGACCCACACGTACACCGACAACGGCGTCTACAACGCGCGGCTCACGGTGACCGACCCGCACGGCAAAACCGGCACCACGACGGTGCCGATCACGGTCGGCAACAAGCGGCCCGAGGTGAGCTTCGAGCTGCCGCCGACCGGCGCGTTCTTCGACTTCGGTGACGAGATCAGCTGGAACCTGCAGGTCACCGACGCCGAGGACACCCAGATCGACGACGCCGACGTGGTGATCCAACCGGCGCTCGGCCACGACGAACACGCCCACCCCGCCGAACCGCTGCACGGACGCACCGGCACGGTGGCCGCCTCGCTGGGCGGCGGGCACAGCGACGACATGAACGTCTTCTATGCCCTCGACGGCCGCTACACCGACTCCGGCGGCCCTGGCGGCATCCCGCCGCTCACCGGGTCGGACACCACGCTGCTGTTCCCGAAACAGCGGGAGGCAGAGTTCTTCGACACCTCCCAGGGCGTCACCGTGGCGCCCTCGCGGGACGTGGAGGGCCACGCCAACGCCATCACCGGCCAGAACGACGCCTGGGCGTCGTACGACCCGGTGAACCTGCGCGGCGTCGACAAGCTGGTCCTGCGCGTCAGCGCGGCCAGCGCGGGCACCGTCGAGCTGCGCCGCGGCGCACCGGACGGCGCCCTTCTCGGCACCGCGCAGGTGCCGGCGACCGCCGCCGGCCGCTACCTAGACGTACCGGTCGCCGTCACCGACCCCGGCGAGACGTTCGCCCTGTACGCGGTCTTCCCCGGCGCGGGGGAGCGGCGGCTGAACTTCATCGAGGCCGACGGCAAGGGCGTCTCACCGACGAGCAAGCCGAAGGTCACGGTAACCGCCCCGACTCCGGACGACGACCTGGAGCCGGGGGCGATCCAGGTCACCGCCGACGCGAGCGACGCCGAGAACACGATCACGAAGGTCGAGTTCTTCGTCGGCACCACGTCGATCGGCACCGACACCACGGCGCCGTACTCGCTGACGTGGAACGCCACGACCGAGCAGCGCTACCGGCTGACCGCGGTCGCCACCAACGACAGGGGCGCCAGCGCCACCTCACGCATCGTCGAGGTGGAGGTCGGCGACCTGTACGGCGACTGGCAGACCTTCAGCAACACCAACGCCACGTACGACCGGCCGGACACCGACACCTGGGTGATCAACTCCGGCGGCGCAAACATGTGGCAGGGCACCGACCAGTACGGCTCGGTGTACCTCCCGGCCGCCGCGGGCAACCAGTGGACCGCCACGGTGAAAATCGAACGACAGACCAACTCCAACCCCTCCGCCAAGGCCGGGCTCATCGTCCGCAACGACGTCACCCAGCCCGGCACCTCGCCCGGCTACGCGGCGATGACGTTGCGGGCCGGACTCGGCTTCGAGTGGCTGCGCGACACCGACGGCAACGGGCAGCTCGACGCCAGCACCGGCGCCAGCACGACGAGCTACCCGGCATGGGTACGGATCGTGCGCGACGGCAACCAGTACTACGGCTACTGGAGCAAGGACGGCGTGACCTTCACCCGGGTCGGCGACCCGGTGACGCTGCCCGGCGCCGCAAGCCCGCAGGACATCGGGCTCGCGGTGACCGCACACAGCACTTCGGCCACCAGCGAGGCGGAGTTCTCCGGGTTCAGCCTGGTGGACGAGGCCATCCACCCCGGGCCGGATCCCGAGCCCGAGCCAGGACCGGGCTGCGTCGTCAAGGGCTCGGACACGTTCGACGGCGCGACGCTCGACACCACCCGCTGGACGGTGGTGCGCAACGCGCCGAACCTGCCGGCGCGGGTAGCGGACGGCGCCCTGGCGCTGCCGGTGACCAACGGTGACATCAACGAGGATGCGACCGGCCCGATCAGCTACGTCGGCCAGCCGGCACGGGCCGGCGCGTGGACGGTCGAGACGAAGGTGTCGATCGCGCACAGCCGGGAATGGCAGCATGCCGGGTTGCTGATGCACGGCAGCGACAACGACTACGTGAAGCTGGCGTTCACCCGCAACTCGTCCGGCGGCCGGCTACTCGAGTTCCAGACCGAAGCGGCAGGCACCCGCAGATGGCACGCCACCGTGGAGGTGCCCGCGGACTTTCCGTCAACCGTCCACCTGCAGTTGGTCAGCGACGGATCGAAGCTGACCGCGGCGTACTCGACCGACGGCGCCAGCTGGACGGCGCTGGCCGGCGAAGCGACGGTGATCCCGCGCGCCACCATCGGCCTGATGGCCGCCGGCGACACGGAGACCGCCGCGGCCAACGCGGTGTTCGACGACTTCACCGTCACACCCGACTCGACCGACGACGGCGTGCGCGGGCCGACCGACGAGTTCGACGGCGACGCGCTCGACGGCTGCCGGTGGGACGCCGTGGTGCGCTACGACTCGTCGAAGGTCGCGGTGACCGACGGCCAACTGCGCATCGAGACGCAGCCGGGCGACGTCAACGGCGGCAACACGCTCTCGCCGCGCAACTTCATCCTCCAGGACCTGCCCGACGGCGACTGGACGATCCAGACCCGGCTGACGCCCACGATGCTGCACCGCTGGCAGCTGGCCGGGTTCCTGATGTACGCCGATGACGACAACTACGTGAAGTTCGACGTGGTGGCGACGAACACCAGCGGCGCACCGAGCGATCTGCGGGCCGAGCTGGTGTCCGAGCGCAACGGGGAGTTCGGCAACGGCGGCAACCGGTCGATCGACGTCGCGGAGGCGACCGAGAGCGGCTGGTACGACCTGCGGCTCACGCGGACCGGGAACACCTACTCTGCCGACATCAGCGACGGCGGGGTCAACTGGACCTCGCTGGGTGCCCCGGTGACCAACGACGCCGCGATGACGTCGTTTGGTCTGATGGCGCTCGGCCCGGAGCAGGTGTCGCCGGTGACGGTGGCGTTCGACTACTTCCGGGTGGTCGACACAACGCCGCCAACGGTGTCGGTGGCGGTCGACCCGGCGGCACCGAACGGGAAGGACGGCTGGTACGTCTCGCCCATCACCATGTCGGCCACCGGGACGGACGACCGCACCGGCCCGGTCGGCATCTCCTACGCCGTCGGCGACGGCGCATGGGCCGACTACCGGGAACCGGTGAAGGTGACCGAGGACGGCACGCACGAGCTGCGGTTCCGGGCCGTCGACGAGGCGGGCAACACCTCGCCGGAGTCAGCCGTGTCGCTGCGGGTCGACTCGACGGCACCCGTGGTGTCGTTCGCCGGCGTGACGGACGGTGGCTCCTACCAACTGGGCAAGATGTTGCCGATCTCGGCGTCGGCGAAGGACCCGGCATCCGGCGTCGCGTCTCTCGTCGTACGGCTCGATGGCGAACCGGTCACGGCGGCGGTCGCGCCGACCGCCGGCACCCACCAGGTGGCCGCGGTCGCGACCGACAAGGCTGGCAATGAAGTCGAGTCGACGGCGTCGTTCGAGGTGGTCGCGACGTTTGCGAACACCGAGGCGCTCATCGACCGGTACCGCGAGGAGGGGCTGATCCTGCCGCACCGGGAGGCTGCCTTGAAGGGCCAGCTCAAGGTGGCCGAGCGCATGGCGAAGGCCGGGCAGAAGCCGCAGGCCGAGGCCGCACTCGACCGGTTCGCGACGTTCGCCCGTACCATCGCCGACGAGCAGGCACGCACCCAGTTGCTTGCGGCCGGCGCCTACCTGCGAGTCCAACTCTGA